Within the Microbacterium sp. 1S1 genome, the region TGCCACGAGCGTGGGGCTCTTCACCTACCCGGTGCTGATGGCCGCCGACATCCTCCTGTACCAGACCGACGTCGTGCCGGTCGGCGACGATCAGAAGCAGCACGTCGAGCTCACGCGCGACCTCGCAGAGCGCTTCAACTCCCGCTTCGGCGAGACGTTCACCGTGCCCGTGCCGGTCATCCAGAAGGAGACCGCGCGCATCTACGACCTGCAGAACCCGACGGCGAAGATGTCGAAGTCGGCCGAGAGTGACGCGGGCGTGCTGTGGATGCTCGACGACCCCGCGAAGTCGGCGAAGAAGATCATGCGAGCGGTGACCGACAACGAGGGCTCGGTGCGCTTCGACCGCGAGAACAAGCCCGGGGTCTCGAACCTCCTCACCATCTACGCGGCGTTGACCGGGCGTCAGATCCCCGCGATCGAGGACGAGTACGCCGGCCGCGGCTACGGAGACTTCAAGAAGGGCCTCGCGGAGGTCGTCGTGGCGGAGTTCGACCCGGTACGGACCCGTGCCCTCGAACTCCTCGACGATCCCGCGGAGCTGGATCGGATCCTCGCGGAGAACGCCGCCCGCGCCGACGCCGTCGCCGACCGGACCCTGTCGGACGTGTACGACCGCGTCGGGCTGCTGCGCCGGGTGTGAGCCGCGGCCGCCCCTAGGATGACATCGTGACCGATCCGCAGCTGCCCCCGCCGCCCGGCGCCGCGCCTGCCGTCCCTCCGACGGCCTCGATCCCGCAGGAGTCGGCGCCCGGAGCGGTCCCGCCGCCCGCGTATCCGTCGGCACCCCCTGCCGCGCCGACACCGTACCCACCCGCCGGTGGATACGGACAGCCGACGCCCCCTGCCGCACCTCCGGGGGCGTACCAGGTGCCTGTGGGCGGCTACGCGACACCGTCCGGCACGTACACCGCACCGGACGCCGCGCCGAAGCCCTCGAGCTTCCTCGGTCTGCTCGCCCTCGGCCTCTCGATCCTCGCGGCCGTCGTCGTGCCGATCATCGGCGGGGTCAGCGCCTTCGAGATCGGCCAGCGGATCCCGCAGGGCATCAGCAGCTCCACGGGCGACCTCGGGTTCCTGTCCCCCGCGCGTGACCAGGTGCTGTGGGCGGAGCTGTCGTTCTGGGCCGGGACGGTCCTCGGTATCGCCGCCATCGTGCTCGGCATCATCGCCATCCGCAAGCGACAGGGGCGCGGGGCGGGGATCGCCGCCCTCGTGGTCGCCGTGCTCGGCGCAGTCATCTTCGTCGTCGCCGTGTTCACGGCTTTCGCCATCGGCGGGGCGGCCGGATACGCCAGCTTCACCGCCTGAGGCCCGCCGCAGGAGGCAGACTCAGCGCGGCGCGTGGTGCTTCTGCTGCGCCGCGAGCAACCCTTCGTCGACGAGGAGCTCGACGGCATCGGCCGCGTCGCCCACGAGGAGGGGCAGGTTCGCGCGCTCGTCCTTGCCGAACGGGGAGAGCACCCAGTCCGCGGGATCCTGCCGGCCCACCGGCCGGCCGATGCCGACGCGCACCCGGGGAAAGTCCGGGCTCGTGAGCGCCCTCGCGATGTCGCGGACGCCGTTGTGGCCTCCGTGGCCTCCCCCGGTCTTCAGCTTGACCGTGTCGAACGGGATGTCGAGCTCATCGTGCACGACGATCACGTGGTCGAGCGGGACGGAGTAGAACCGGGCGAGGGCGGCGACGGGCGTGCCCGAGACGTTCATGAACGTGTTCGGCTTCGCGAGGACGAGCTTATCTGCGCCGGGACGCAGCCAGGTCTCGACGACCCGCGCACCGCCTTTGTGCTCCCGGAAGCTCTCGCCCCGCCGCGTGGCGAGCTCGTCGACGACCATCTGGCCGATGTTGTGGCGGGTCGCCTCGTAGCGGGGTCCCGGGTTGCCGAGACC harbors:
- the pth gene encoding aminoacyl-tRNA hydrolase, producing the protein MAATWLVVGLGNPGPRYEATRHNIGQMVVDELATRRGESFREHKGGARVVETWLRPGADKLVLAKPNTFMNVSGTPVAALARFYSVPLDHVIVVHDELDIPFDTVKLKTGGGHGGHNGVRDIARALTSPDFPRVRVGIGRPVGRQDPADWVLSPFGKDERANLPLLVGDAADAVELLVDEGLLAAQQKHHAPR
- the trpS gene encoding tryptophan--tRNA ligase, yielding MNKPRLYSGMQPSADSLQIGNYIGALLQWRDLQSSYDAFFSVVDLHALTVAQNPDELREKTRRTAAQYIAAGIEPSQSTLYVQSHVRAHAELAWILSTITGFGEAGRMTQFKDKSARYGTDATSVGLFTYPVLMAADILLYQTDVVPVGDDQKQHVELTRDLAERFNSRFGETFTVPVPVIQKETARIYDLQNPTAKMSKSAESDAGVLWMLDDPAKSAKKIMRAVTDNEGSVRFDRENKPGVSNLLTIYAALTGRQIPAIEDEYAGRGYGDFKKGLAEVVVAEFDPVRTRALELLDDPAELDRILAENAARADAVADRTLSDVYDRVGLLRRV